The Phyllopteryx taeniolatus isolate TA_2022b chromosome 17, UOR_Ptae_1.2, whole genome shotgun sequence genome window below encodes:
- the rapgef6 gene encoding rap guanine nucleotide exchange factor 6 isoform X12: MAFLVRCYANCLQPWSTKLPADLNKMHLTDHAHQQVMHVPASQSGCSIASDSGSSSLSDIYQATESELGDVDLSGLPEAPVDSEDEEEEDDDLERASDALLARDLVRECLEKDPADRNDDDIEQLLEFMHQLPAFANMTMSVRRELCGVMVFEVVEQAGTVILHDKQELDLWYVILNGAVEIGRHEGRAETLCMGNSFGISPSLDKQFMNGEVRTKGDDCQLVCIAQEDYWRILNHVEKNTHKVEEEGEIVMVKEHRELDRSGTRKGHIVIKGTPERLIMHLVEEPSVVDPTYIEDFLLTYRTFVSSPLEVGKKLLHWFQMDTLRDTVTRIVLLWVNNHFNDFEGDTAMTRFLEDFEKLLEATKMKGHLRLLNIACAAKAKWRQITLQKASRESPLYFSVQGGSERGFGIFVESVEDGSKAFEAGLKRGDQIMEINGQNFENISFSKAVDILRNNTHLSLTVKTNIFVFKELLSRIVHEKKNGGPHIPKIQEKKGNRFSIPDLPGDMEFATDHKATRKMKANTVSGGRNKIRKMLEKTRFSILPPKPFRGLFGDGGMGQSQDDSIVGTKQCRHSVAIMPIPGSLSSSSPDLLQPATSVLDFSNPAALGLYYIPDQVIRVFKADQQSCYIIISKDTTAKDVVAHAVNEFGLTPAAENYSLCDVSVSPEGVIKQRRLPDQLSKLADRIQLNGRYYLKNNMETETLCSDEDAQDLLRESHISLLQLSTMEVAAQLSMRDFELFRNIESTEYVDDLFKLDSAAAAGGGHLKRFEEVINQETFWVATEILKEPNALKRMKTVKHFIKIALHCQECKNFNSMFAIISGLNLAPVARLRSSWEKLPSKYEKLSGDLQDVFDPSRNMAKYRNVLSGQSMQPPVIPLFPVVKKDLTFLHEGNDSTVDGLVNFEKLRMIAKEIRHVVRMTSANMDPALMFRQRKKRWKSLGSLSQGSTNSNMLDVQGGGHKKRVRRSSLLNAKKLYEDAQMARKVKQYLSNLAVETDEDKHQIMSLQCEPAYTTISKNLSDRRSTKSDMSPVSLRSALPSGKTQNRVSQVLQVQVPLNPLRKKSTAKDVGPPNFSSPQVVKKPPASSADEWTAKRASEDTVYTISSRHSSPTVSPQGSPRKGPSAKAQTCSGQINLSGSSSSLTSDASTKASTISLRSYGIGYALLPPGKADNLSDSSHSEISSRSSICSVDSVPAPGLEERCNSVGARTSVASATAGPTVPAGVPTPESAAATHLNVDYSQPGTSCPSSAAVPASFRVYATRGSTFTSSISTEELTPDLASLDSVADSGRGSWTSCSSNSHDSFQSLPTSSCRPWDHGIHGHPLALAHRLAGAPIAEADSARDSELAKQSRQSWASSGSLSDTYEGNYGTVKRRNATEQQRGLPGSASSASPTNDDGVQSTDPAYKTVTSSTEKGLIVYCITSPTKDERYRAPPPTPPGYQGLALGDVKDGSGGTVAAGASGRPPHLRPPDYSVAMQRSKLLQSPGAAGSLAQARRLAGSRLGTCDVADSEDEEQVSAV; encoded by the exons CTTCCTGCCGACCTCAACAAGATGCACTTGACGGACCACGCCCACCAGCAGGTGATGCACGTGCCCGCCAGCCAGTCGGGCTGCAGCATCGCCAGCGACTCGGGCAGCAGCAGCCTGTCGGACATCTACCAG GCCACGGAGAGCGAGCTGGGCGACGTGGACCTGTCTGGCCTTCCCGAAGCTCCCGTGGACAGcgaggacgaggaagaggaggacgatgACCTGGAGAGAGCCTCGGACGCGCTGCTGGCCCGAGACCTTGTGCGCGAGTGTCTGGAGAAGGACCCGGCCGACCGCAACGACGACGACATTG AGCAACTGCTGGAGTTTATGCACCAGCTGCCGGCCTTCGCCAACATGACCATGTCGGTGCGTCGTGAGCTGTGCGGCGTGATGGTCTTCGAGGTGGTAGAGCAGGCGGGCACCGTCATTCTGCACGACAAGCAGGAG CTGGACCTGTGGTACGTCATCCTGAACGGTGCGGTGGAGATCGGTCGCCACGAGGGCCGGGCGGAGACGCTGTGCATGGGCAACAGCTTCGGCATCTCGCCCTCGCTGGACAAGCAGTTCATGAACGGGGAGGTGCGCACCAAAGGGGACGACTGCCAG TTGGTGTGCATCGCCCAAGAGGACTACTGGCGCATCCTCAACCACGTGGAGAAGAACACGCacaaggtggaggaggagggcgaGATCGTCATGGTGAAGGAGCACCGCGAGCTGGATCGAAGCGGCACCCGCAAGGGGCACATCGTCATCAAG GGGACCCCGGAGCGTCTGATCATGCATCTGGTGGAGGAGCCCTCGGTGGTGGACCCCACCTACATCGAGGACTTCCTGCTCACCTACCGCACCTTCGTGTCCAGCCCCTTGGAGGTGGGCAAGAAGCTGCTGCACTGGTTCCAGATGGACACGCTTCGAGACAcg GTGACCCGCATTGTGCTGCTGTGGGTCAACAACCACTTCAATGACTTTGAGGGCGACACGGCCATGACGCGCTTCCTGGAAGACTTTGAGAAGCTGCTGGAAGCCACA AAAATGAAAGGCCACCTGCGGCTACTCAACATCGCGTGCGCTGCCAAGGCCAAGTGGCGGCAGATCACGCTGCAGAAGGCGTCGCGTGAGTCGCCGCTCTACTTCAGCGTCCAGGGTGGCAGCGAGCGCGGCTTTGGCATCTTTGTCGAGTCAGTGGAGGATGGCAGCAAGGCGTTCGAGGCGGGGCTTAAACGTGGAGACcag ATCATGGAGATTAATGGGCAGAACTTTGAGAACATCTCCTTCTCCAAAGCCGTGGACATCCTGAGGAACAACACGCATTTGTCCCTTACGGTCAAGACCAACATATTTG TCTTCAAAGAGCTCCTGAGCCGAATAGTGCACGAGAAGAAGAACGGCGGGCCGCACATTCCCAAGATCCAGGAGAAGAAGGGGAACCGCTTCTCCATCCCGGACTTGCCCGGTGACATGGAGTTTGCCACCGACCACAAGGCCACACGCAAGATGAAGGCCAACACGGTGTCGGGCGGCCGCAACAAGATCCGCAAGATGCTGGAGAAGACGCGCTTCAGCATCCTGCCGCCCAAGCCCTTCAG GGGCCTGTTTGG TGACGGCGGCATGGGTCAGTCTCAGGACGACAGCATTGTGGGTACCAAACAGTGTCGGCACAGCGTGGCCATCATGCCCATCCCCGGCAGCCTGTCGTCAAGCAGCCCGGACCTCCTCCAGCCCGCCACCAGTGTGCTGGACTTCTCCAACCCGGCAG CACTAGGACTGTACT ACATTCCAGACCAGGTGATCCGGGTGTTCAAGGCCGACCAGCAGAGCTGCTACATCATTATTAGCAAGGACACCACCGCCAAGGACGTGGTGGCGCACGCCGTCAACGAGTTCGGACTGACGCCGGCCGCCGAGAACTACTCGCTGTGCGATGTGTCCGTCAGCCCCGAGGGCGTCATCAAGCAGCGCCGCCTGCCCGACCAGCTCTCCAAGCTGGCTGACCGCATTCAGCTTAACGGCAG GTACTACCTGAAGAACAACATGGAGACGGAGACTCTGTGTTCGGACGAGGACGCCCAGGACCTGCTGCGCGAGAGCCACATCTCGCTGCTGCAGCTCAGCACCATGGAGGTGGCCGCCCAGCTCTCCATGAGGGACTTTGAGCTCTTCAGAAACATCGAGTCCACAGAGTACGTGGACGACCTGTTCAAGTTGgactcggcggcggcggcgggcggcgGCCACTTGAAGCGCTTCGAGGAGGTCATCAACCAGGAGACCTTCTGGGTCGCCACCGAGATCCTCAAAGAGCCCAACGCCCTCAAGAGGATGAAGACCGTCAAGCACTTTATCAAGATCGCCCTGCACTGCCAAGAGTGCAAGAACTTCAACTCCATGTTTGCCATCATCAG CGGTCTGAACTTGGCCCCGGTGGCTCGCCTGCGCAGCTCGTGGGAGAAGCTGCCCAGCAAGTACGAGAAACTCTCCGGGGACCTGCAGGACGTCTTTGACCCGTCACGCAACATGGCCAAATACCGCAACGTCCTGAGCGGCCAGAGCATGCAGCCACCTGTCATCCCGCTTTTCCCCGTGGTCAAGAAGGACCTCACGTTCCTGCATGAAG GCAACGATTCAACGGTGGATGGCCTGGTGAACTTCGAGAAGCTGCGGATGATCGCCAAGGAGATCCGACACGTCGTCCGGATGACGTCGGCCAACATGGACCCCGCCCTGATGTTCAGACAACG gaagaagaggtggaagagTTTAGG aTCTCTGAGTCAGGGCAGCACCAACTCCAACATGCTGGACGTGCAGGGCGGCGGGCACAAGAAGCGTGTGCGGCGCAGCTCGCTGCTTAACGCCAAGAAGCTGTACGAGGACGCGCAAATGGCGCGCAAGGTCAAGCAGTACCTGTCCAACCTGGCGGTGGAAACGGACGAGGACAAGCACCAGATCATGTCGCTGCAGTGCGAGCCCGCCTACACCACCA tttctaaGAATTTGAGTGACCGGCGGTCCACCAAGTCGGACATGTCGCCTGTGTCGCTACGGTCGGCGCTGCCCTCGGGGAAGACCCAGAACCGGGTGTCGCAGGTCCTTCAGGTGCAGGTTCCGCTCAACCCGCTACGCAAGAAGAGCACCGCCAAGGACGTCGGCCCGCCCA ACTTTAGTTCCCCTCAGGTAGTCAAGAAGCCCCCCGCCAGCTCAGCAGACGAGTGGACCGCCAAGAGAGCCTCGGAAGACACGGTGTACACAATCTCGTCCCGGCACTCCAGCCCCACCGTGTCGCCGCAGGGCTCACCGCGCAAAGGCCCGTCGGCCAAAGCTCAGACCTGCTCAGGCCAGATAAACCTGTCGGGCTCCTCGTCGTCGTTGACCAGCGACGCCAGCACCAAAGCGAGCACCATCAGCCTGCGCAGCTACGGCATAG GTTATGCGCTGCTTCCTCCGGGCAAAGCGGACAACCTGTCCGACTCCAGTCACAGCGAGATCTCGTCTCGCTCCAGCATCTGTTCCGTGGACTCGGTGCCTGCCCCAGGTCTGGAGGAGCGCTGTAACAGCGTTGGCGCCAGGACGTCCGTCGCATCCGCCACTGCCGgccccaccgtgccggctggcGTGCCGACGCCCGAGAGCGCGGCGGCCACGCACTTAAATGTGGACTACAGCCAGCCCGGCACCAG TTGTCCTTCTTCCGCGGCGGTGCCGGCGTCATTTCGGGTTTACGCCACACGAGGCTCCACCTTCACGTCGTCCATCTCCACGGAGGAACTGACACCCGACTTGGCCTCCCTGGACTCGGTGGCTGACAGCGGGCGCGGCAGTTGGACGTCCTGCTCCTCCAACTCCCATGACTCCTTCCAGAGCCTGCCCACCTCCTCCTGCCGCCCCTGGGACCACGGCATACATGGGCACCCGCTGGCGCTCGCTCACCGGCTGGCCGGCGCCCCCATCGCCGAGGCGGATTCCGCCCGCGACTCTGAGCTGGCCAAGCAGTCGCGGCAGAGCTGGGCATCGTCGGGATCCTTGTCGGACACATATGAGGGGAATTACGGCACCGTCAAGCGGAGGAACGCCACCGAGCAGCAGCGGGGGCTGCCTGGCTCTGCCTCTTCTGCCTCGCCGACCAATGACGATGGAGTGCAGAGCACAGACCCCGCCTACAAAACTGTGACATCCAGCACGGAGAAAGGACTAATAG TTTACTGCATCACCTCCCCCACCAAGGACGAGCGTTACCGAGCCCCTCCTCCCACCCCTCCAGGCTACCAGGGTCTGGCTCTGGGGGACGTCAAAGATGGCAGTGGTGGGACTGTGGCGGCAGGGGCGTCCGGGAGGCCTCCCCACCTCAGACCGCCTGACTACAGCGTGGCCATGCAAAGGAGCAAACTCCTGCAGAGCCCCGGAGCCGCTGGCAGCCTGGCGCAGGCCCGGAGGCTTGCCGGCAGCCGCCTCGGGACATGCGACGTGGCCGACAGCGAGGACG AGGAACAAGTTTCGGCCGTGTAG
- the rapgef6 gene encoding rap guanine nucleotide exchange factor 6 isoform X10, translating to MIVVDNCGEGDDGFLHRDGSQRRSRRRFRRINPKGERELITDGQEPAAYKDYVNNQLPADLNKMHLTDHAHQQVMHVPASQSGCSIASDSGSSSLSDIYQATESELGDVDLSGLPEAPVDSEDEEEEDDDLERASDALLARDLVRECLEKDPADRNDDDIEQLLEFMHQLPAFANMTMSVRRELCGVMVFEVVEQAGTVILHDKQELDLWYVILNGAVEIGRHEGRAETLCMGNSFGISPSLDKQFMNGEVRTKGDDCQLVCIAQEDYWRILNHVEKNTHKVEEEGEIVMVKEHRELDRSGTRKGHIVIKGTPERLIMHLVEEPSVVDPTYIEDFLLTYRTFVSSPLEVGKKLLHWFQMDTLRDTVTRIVLLWVNNHFNDFEGDTAMTRFLEDFEKLLEATKMKGHLRLLNIACAAKAKWRQITLQKASRESPLYFSVQGGSERGFGIFVESVEDGSKAFEAGLKRGDQIMEINGQNFENISFSKAVDILRNNTHLSLTVKTNIFVFKELLSRIVHEKKNGGPHIPKIQEKKGNRFSIPDLPGDMEFATDHKATRKMKANTVSGGRNKIRKMLEKTRFSILPPKPFRGLFGDGGMGQSQDDSIVGTKQCRHSVAIMPIPGSLSSSSPDLLQPATSVLDFSNPAALGLYYIPDQVIRVFKADQQSCYIIISKDTTAKDVVAHAVNEFGLTPAAENYSLCDVSVSPEGVIKQRRLPDQLSKLADRIQLNGRYYLKNNMETETLCSDEDAQDLLRESHISLLQLSTMEVAAQLSMRDFELFRNIESTEYVDDLFKLDSAAAAGGGHLKRFEEVINQETFWVATEILKEPNALKRMKTVKHFIKIALHCQECKNFNSMFAIISGLNLAPVARLRSSWEKLPSKYEKLSGDLQDVFDPSRNMAKYRNVLSGQSMQPPVIPLFPVVKKDLTFLHEGNDSTVDGLVNFEKLRMIAKEIRHVVRMTSANMDPALMFRQRKKRWKSLGSLSQGSTNSNMLDVQGGGHKKRVRRSSLLNAKKLYEDAQMARKVKQYLSNLAVETDEDKHQIMSLQCEPAYTTISKNLSDRRSTKSDMSPVSLRSALPSGKTQNRVSQVLQVQVPLNPLRKKSTAKDVGPPNFSSPQVVKKPPASSADEWTAKRASEDTVYTISSRHSSPTVSPQGSPRKGPSAKAQTCSGQINLSGSSSSLTSDASTKASTISLRSYGIGYALLPPGKADNLSDSSHSEISSRSSICSVDSVPAPGLEERCNSVGARTSVASATAGPTVPAGVPTPESAAATHLNVDYSQPGTSCPSSAAVPASFRVYATRGSTFTSSISTEELTPDLASLDSVADSGRGSWTSCSSNSHDSFQSLPTSSCRPWDHGIHGHPLALAHRLAGAPIAEADSARDSELAKQSRQSWASSGSLSDTYEGNYGTVKRRNATEQQRGLPGSASSASPTNDDGVQSTDPAYKTVTSSTEKGLIVYCITSPTKDERYRAPPPTPPGYQGLALGDVKDGSGGTVAAGASGRPPHLRPPDYSVAMQRSKLLQSPGAAGSLAQARRLAGSRLGTCDVADSEDEEQVSAV from the exons CTTCCTGCCGACCTCAACAAGATGCACTTGACGGACCACGCCCACCAGCAGGTGATGCACGTGCCCGCCAGCCAGTCGGGCTGCAGCATCGCCAGCGACTCGGGCAGCAGCAGCCTGTCGGACATCTACCAG GCCACGGAGAGCGAGCTGGGCGACGTGGACCTGTCTGGCCTTCCCGAAGCTCCCGTGGACAGcgaggacgaggaagaggaggacgatgACCTGGAGAGAGCCTCGGACGCGCTGCTGGCCCGAGACCTTGTGCGCGAGTGTCTGGAGAAGGACCCGGCCGACCGCAACGACGACGACATTG AGCAACTGCTGGAGTTTATGCACCAGCTGCCGGCCTTCGCCAACATGACCATGTCGGTGCGTCGTGAGCTGTGCGGCGTGATGGTCTTCGAGGTGGTAGAGCAGGCGGGCACCGTCATTCTGCACGACAAGCAGGAG CTGGACCTGTGGTACGTCATCCTGAACGGTGCGGTGGAGATCGGTCGCCACGAGGGCCGGGCGGAGACGCTGTGCATGGGCAACAGCTTCGGCATCTCGCCCTCGCTGGACAAGCAGTTCATGAACGGGGAGGTGCGCACCAAAGGGGACGACTGCCAG TTGGTGTGCATCGCCCAAGAGGACTACTGGCGCATCCTCAACCACGTGGAGAAGAACACGCacaaggtggaggaggagggcgaGATCGTCATGGTGAAGGAGCACCGCGAGCTGGATCGAAGCGGCACCCGCAAGGGGCACATCGTCATCAAG GGGACCCCGGAGCGTCTGATCATGCATCTGGTGGAGGAGCCCTCGGTGGTGGACCCCACCTACATCGAGGACTTCCTGCTCACCTACCGCACCTTCGTGTCCAGCCCCTTGGAGGTGGGCAAGAAGCTGCTGCACTGGTTCCAGATGGACACGCTTCGAGACAcg GTGACCCGCATTGTGCTGCTGTGGGTCAACAACCACTTCAATGACTTTGAGGGCGACACGGCCATGACGCGCTTCCTGGAAGACTTTGAGAAGCTGCTGGAAGCCACA AAAATGAAAGGCCACCTGCGGCTACTCAACATCGCGTGCGCTGCCAAGGCCAAGTGGCGGCAGATCACGCTGCAGAAGGCGTCGCGTGAGTCGCCGCTCTACTTCAGCGTCCAGGGTGGCAGCGAGCGCGGCTTTGGCATCTTTGTCGAGTCAGTGGAGGATGGCAGCAAGGCGTTCGAGGCGGGGCTTAAACGTGGAGACcag ATCATGGAGATTAATGGGCAGAACTTTGAGAACATCTCCTTCTCCAAAGCCGTGGACATCCTGAGGAACAACACGCATTTGTCCCTTACGGTCAAGACCAACATATTTG TCTTCAAAGAGCTCCTGAGCCGAATAGTGCACGAGAAGAAGAACGGCGGGCCGCACATTCCCAAGATCCAGGAGAAGAAGGGGAACCGCTTCTCCATCCCGGACTTGCCCGGTGACATGGAGTTTGCCACCGACCACAAGGCCACACGCAAGATGAAGGCCAACACGGTGTCGGGCGGCCGCAACAAGATCCGCAAGATGCTGGAGAAGACGCGCTTCAGCATCCTGCCGCCCAAGCCCTTCAG GGGCCTGTTTGG TGACGGCGGCATGGGTCAGTCTCAGGACGACAGCATTGTGGGTACCAAACAGTGTCGGCACAGCGTGGCCATCATGCCCATCCCCGGCAGCCTGTCGTCAAGCAGCCCGGACCTCCTCCAGCCCGCCACCAGTGTGCTGGACTTCTCCAACCCGGCAG CACTAGGACTGTACT ACATTCCAGACCAGGTGATCCGGGTGTTCAAGGCCGACCAGCAGAGCTGCTACATCATTATTAGCAAGGACACCACCGCCAAGGACGTGGTGGCGCACGCCGTCAACGAGTTCGGACTGACGCCGGCCGCCGAGAACTACTCGCTGTGCGATGTGTCCGTCAGCCCCGAGGGCGTCATCAAGCAGCGCCGCCTGCCCGACCAGCTCTCCAAGCTGGCTGACCGCATTCAGCTTAACGGCAG GTACTACCTGAAGAACAACATGGAGACGGAGACTCTGTGTTCGGACGAGGACGCCCAGGACCTGCTGCGCGAGAGCCACATCTCGCTGCTGCAGCTCAGCACCATGGAGGTGGCCGCCCAGCTCTCCATGAGGGACTTTGAGCTCTTCAGAAACATCGAGTCCACAGAGTACGTGGACGACCTGTTCAAGTTGgactcggcggcggcggcgggcggcgGCCACTTGAAGCGCTTCGAGGAGGTCATCAACCAGGAGACCTTCTGGGTCGCCACCGAGATCCTCAAAGAGCCCAACGCCCTCAAGAGGATGAAGACCGTCAAGCACTTTATCAAGATCGCCCTGCACTGCCAAGAGTGCAAGAACTTCAACTCCATGTTTGCCATCATCAG CGGTCTGAACTTGGCCCCGGTGGCTCGCCTGCGCAGCTCGTGGGAGAAGCTGCCCAGCAAGTACGAGAAACTCTCCGGGGACCTGCAGGACGTCTTTGACCCGTCACGCAACATGGCCAAATACCGCAACGTCCTGAGCGGCCAGAGCATGCAGCCACCTGTCATCCCGCTTTTCCCCGTGGTCAAGAAGGACCTCACGTTCCTGCATGAAG GCAACGATTCAACGGTGGATGGCCTGGTGAACTTCGAGAAGCTGCGGATGATCGCCAAGGAGATCCGACACGTCGTCCGGATGACGTCGGCCAACATGGACCCCGCCCTGATGTTCAGACAACG gaagaagaggtggaagagTTTAGG aTCTCTGAGTCAGGGCAGCACCAACTCCAACATGCTGGACGTGCAGGGCGGCGGGCACAAGAAGCGTGTGCGGCGCAGCTCGCTGCTTAACGCCAAGAAGCTGTACGAGGACGCGCAAATGGCGCGCAAGGTCAAGCAGTACCTGTCCAACCTGGCGGTGGAAACGGACGAGGACAAGCACCAGATCATGTCGCTGCAGTGCGAGCCCGCCTACACCACCA tttctaaGAATTTGAGTGACCGGCGGTCCACCAAGTCGGACATGTCGCCTGTGTCGCTACGGTCGGCGCTGCCCTCGGGGAAGACCCAGAACCGGGTGTCGCAGGTCCTTCAGGTGCAGGTTCCGCTCAACCCGCTACGCAAGAAGAGCACCGCCAAGGACGTCGGCCCGCCCA ACTTTAGTTCCCCTCAGGTAGTCAAGAAGCCCCCCGCCAGCTCAGCAGACGAGTGGACCGCCAAGAGAGCCTCGGAAGACACGGTGTACACAATCTCGTCCCGGCACTCCAGCCCCACCGTGTCGCCGCAGGGCTCACCGCGCAAAGGCCCGTCGGCCAAAGCTCAGACCTGCTCAGGCCAGATAAACCTGTCGGGCTCCTCGTCGTCGTTGACCAGCGACGCCAGCACCAAAGCGAGCACCATCAGCCTGCGCAGCTACGGCATAG GTTATGCGCTGCTTCCTCCGGGCAAAGCGGACAACCTGTCCGACTCCAGTCACAGCGAGATCTCGTCTCGCTCCAGCATCTGTTCCGTGGACTCGGTGCCTGCCCCAGGTCTGGAGGAGCGCTGTAACAGCGTTGGCGCCAGGACGTCCGTCGCATCCGCCACTGCCGgccccaccgtgccggctggcGTGCCGACGCCCGAGAGCGCGGCGGCCACGCACTTAAATGTGGACTACAGCCAGCCCGGCACCAG TTGTCCTTCTTCCGCGGCGGTGCCGGCGTCATTTCGGGTTTACGCCACACGAGGCTCCACCTTCACGTCGTCCATCTCCACGGAGGAACTGACACCCGACTTGGCCTCCCTGGACTCGGTGGCTGACAGCGGGCGCGGCAGTTGGACGTCCTGCTCCTCCAACTCCCATGACTCCTTCCAGAGCCTGCCCACCTCCTCCTGCCGCCCCTGGGACCACGGCATACATGGGCACCCGCTGGCGCTCGCTCACCGGCTGGCCGGCGCCCCCATCGCCGAGGCGGATTCCGCCCGCGACTCTGAGCTGGCCAAGCAGTCGCGGCAGAGCTGGGCATCGTCGGGATCCTTGTCGGACACATATGAGGGGAATTACGGCACCGTCAAGCGGAGGAACGCCACCGAGCAGCAGCGGGGGCTGCCTGGCTCTGCCTCTTCTGCCTCGCCGACCAATGACGATGGAGTGCAGAGCACAGACCCCGCCTACAAAACTGTGACATCCAGCACGGAGAAAGGACTAATAG TTTACTGCATCACCTCCCCCACCAAGGACGAGCGTTACCGAGCCCCTCCTCCCACCCCTCCAGGCTACCAGGGTCTGGCTCTGGGGGACGTCAAAGATGGCAGTGGTGGGACTGTGGCGGCAGGGGCGTCCGGGAGGCCTCCCCACCTCAGACCGCCTGACTACAGCGTGGCCATGCAAAGGAGCAAACTCCTGCAGAGCCCCGGAGCCGCTGGCAGCCTGGCGCAGGCCCGGAGGCTTGCCGGCAGCCGCCTCGGGACATGCGACGTGGCCGACAGCGAGGACG AGGAACAAGTTTCGGCCGTGTAG